One Vicinamibacterales bacterium genomic region harbors:
- a CDS encoding MFS transporter, with protein sequence MSDAASQRNAVLAGFLGWTLDAFDFFILTLVLEDLARAFFPGVPLIDARPRIALAITMTLAMRPIGAIVFGLMADRYGRRLPLMLNVVFYAVISVLCGFAQSYWQFIALRMLFGIGMGGEWGVGASLALEHASPRLRGLLSGLLQEGYAIGNLLAALAFRTIYPWAAIHYPGNAWRVMFFLGGLPALLSLFIRLRVKESDAWREHRTDWAEYWQIVFRNGRRFLYLVLLMTVMNFMSHGTQDMYPTLLGTFGYDKARIADITILSMIGAVLGGLAFGFYSDRAGRRRAMITASVCALAVLPMWLAGFTPLAMIAGVFLMQFFVQGAWGVIPAHINELSPSAARGFFPGFAYQLGVMFASSIPFIESWLGEAFSYTHAMGGLMVAVFIAAIIVVAAGPEARGISFRRPTA encoded by the coding sequence ATGTCCGACGCCGCCAGCCAGCGCAACGCCGTCCTCGCCGGATTCCTCGGATGGACGCTCGACGCATTCGACTTCTTCATCCTGACGCTCGTCCTCGAAGACCTGGCGCGGGCATTCTTTCCGGGCGTCCCGCTGATCGACGCGCGCCCGCGCATCGCGCTCGCCATCACCATGACCCTGGCGATGCGGCCGATTGGCGCCATCGTGTTCGGCCTGATGGCTGACCGCTACGGCCGCCGGCTGCCGCTGATGCTGAACGTGGTGTTCTACGCCGTCATCTCCGTCCTCTGCGGCTTCGCGCAGTCCTACTGGCAGTTCATCGCGCTGCGCATGCTGTTCGGGATCGGCATGGGCGGTGAATGGGGTGTCGGGGCCTCGCTCGCGCTCGAACACGCCTCGCCGCGGCTGCGCGGACTGCTCTCGGGGCTGCTGCAGGAGGGCTACGCGATCGGCAATCTGCTCGCGGCGCTGGCGTTCCGCACGATCTATCCGTGGGCCGCGATCCACTATCCGGGCAACGCCTGGCGGGTGATGTTCTTTCTGGGGGGACTGCCGGCGCTGCTCTCGCTCTTCATCCGGCTCCGCGTGAAGGAGTCCGACGCGTGGCGCGAGCACCGCACCGACTGGGCGGAGTACTGGCAGATCGTGTTCCGCAACGGCCGCCGCTTCCTCTACCTCGTGCTGCTGATGACCGTCATGAACTTCATGTCACACGGCACGCAGGACATGTACCCGACGCTGCTCGGCACCTTCGGCTACGACAAGGCGCGGATCGCCGACATCACGATCCTGTCGATGATCGGCGCGGTGCTGGGCGGCCTGGCGTTCGGGTTCTATTCCGATCGCGCCGGCCGGCGGCGGGCGATGATCACGGCGTCCGTCTGCGCGCTGGCGGTGCTGCCGATGTGGCTCGCCGGCTTCACGCCGCTGGCGATGATCGCCGGTGTCTTCCTCATGCAGTTCTTCGTGCAGGGAGCGTGGGGCGTGATTCCGGCGCACATCAACGAGCTGTCGCCGTCGGCGGCGCGCGGCTTCTTCCCGGGGTTTGCCTACCAGCTCGGCGTGATGTTCGCCTCGTCGATTCCCTTCATCGAGTCGTGGCTCGGCGAAGCGTTCAGCTACACGCACGCGATGGGCGGCCTGATGGTGGCGGTATTCATCGCCGCCATCATCGTAGTCGCCGCCGGGCCAGAAGCGAGGGGCATCAGCTTCCGCAGGCCCACCGCCTGA
- a CDS encoding alpha-L-fucosidase: MKTRFLACLVAVACLAPLSAQNGYTPSASNLAARVWFQDARFGMFVHWGVYSVLGDGEWVMQNKKIPVADYEKLPGEFNPIDFDATEWVSLAKRAGMKYITITSKHHDGFAMFDSKVSDYTIVARTPYKNDPLKALAEECRRQGLKLFFYYSQLDWHNPDYFPRGNTGHDAGRPESGNWPAYLDYMNAQLRELLTNYGDVAGIWFDGWWDKPDADWQLQKTYSLIHQLQPAALIGSNHHKRPNPGEDFQMFEKDLPGGRSQGFNADSEIGQLPLETCETMNGAWGFNITDRRYKSTKDLVRYLVRAAGANANFLLNVGPMANGRIQPEFVSRLREMGEWTSRNGESIFGTRGGPIAPHPWGVTTRKGNRVYVHVLDASDTSLLLPPMASAIQTARLLNGGQAVPFKSGEFGTVLTLPATLDPLDTIIVLEVAGPPAR, from the coding sequence ATGAAGACGCGCTTCCTCGCCTGTCTGGTCGCCGTGGCCTGTCTTGCACCGCTCTCGGCGCAGAACGGCTACACGCCATCCGCGTCGAACCTCGCCGCGCGCGTGTGGTTTCAGGACGCGCGGTTCGGCATGTTCGTCCACTGGGGCGTCTACAGCGTGCTCGGCGACGGCGAGTGGGTGATGCAGAACAAGAAGATTCCGGTGGCCGACTACGAGAAGCTGCCCGGCGAGTTCAACCCGATCGACTTCGACGCGACCGAATGGGTGTCGCTCGCCAAGCGCGCCGGGATGAAGTACATCACGATCACCAGCAAGCACCATGACGGCTTTGCGATGTTCGACTCGAAAGTGTCCGACTACACCATCGTGGCGCGCACCCCGTACAAGAACGATCCGCTGAAGGCGCTCGCCGAGGAGTGCCGGCGGCAGGGACTGAAGCTCTTTTTCTACTATTCGCAGCTCGACTGGCACAATCCCGACTACTTCCCTCGCGGCAACACCGGACACGACGCCGGCCGGCCGGAATCGGGAAACTGGCCCGCCTACCTCGACTACATGAACGCGCAACTGCGCGAGCTGCTGACCAACTATGGCGACGTGGCGGGCATCTGGTTCGACGGCTGGTGGGACAAGCCGGACGCCGACTGGCAGCTCCAGAAGACGTATTCGCTCATCCACCAGCTCCAGCCGGCGGCGCTAATCGGATCGAATCACCACAAGCGTCCGAATCCTGGCGAAGACTTCCAGATGTTCGAGAAGGATCTGCCCGGAGGGCGCAGCCAGGGCTTCAACGCCGACTCGGAAATCGGGCAGCTTCCGCTCGAGACGTGCGAGACGATGAACGGGGCATGGGGGTTCAACATCACCGATCGCCGCTACAAGTCGACGAAAGATCTGGTGCGGTATCTGGTGCGCGCCGCGGGCGCCAACGCCAACTTCCTGCTGAACGTCGGTCCGATGGCCAACGGCCGCATCCAGCCGGAGTTCGTCAGCCGGCTGCGGGAGATGGGCGAGTGGACCAGCCGCAACGGCGAGTCGATTTTCGGCACGCGCGGCGGTCCGATCGCGCCGCACCCGTGGGGGGTGACGACGCGCAAGGGGAATCGGGTCTATGTGCACGTGCTCGACGCGTCGGACACGTCGCTGCTGCTGCCGCCGATGGCGTCGGCGATCCAGACGGCGCGGCTGCTGAACGGCGGTCAGGCCGTTCCGTTCAAGAGCGGCGAGTTCGGCACGGTGCTGACGCTGCCGGCCACGCTCGACCCTCTTGATACGATCATCGTGCTGGAGGTCGCCGGCCCGCCGGCCAGATGA
- a CDS encoding heavy metal translocating P-type ATPase — protein MAIDPVCGMTVAESSPLRADHSGTTYFFCNPGCRAKFVADPAQYVDRSRPPETMGDPDAIYTCPMHPEVRQQGPGACPLCGMALEPAMVTLEDGPNPELVDMTRRLWIAVGFGAPVMLFAMAEMIAPAAVHARIDPRLANWIQLALATPVVLWAGWPFFVRARESFVNRSPNMFTLIGAGVGAAYAYSAAATIVPRLFPDGFRMHGVVAPYFDTAVVVTALVLLGQVLEIRARSRTSLALKGLLGLAPKTARKVIGLMENDIAIADVQVGDTLRVRPGERVPVDGIVAKGRTTIDESMLTGEPTPVEKEPGGRVTGGTINGTGSIVMRAERVGRDTLLAQIVQMVAEAQRTRAPVQRLADRLAAWFVPAVFAVAMAAFVAWSVWGPEPRLAHALVSAVSVVIIACPCALGLATPMAIMVGTGRGASEGVLVRHAEALERLERVDTIVLDKTGTLTEGRPRVVGFSGPSSPEEILALAAAVEQASEHPLAASILAAARERALSWTAAEAFESTPGQGVRGRAGGRDVLVGSRGFLAEHGVDLPASAPMDAPQAAAPTLVHVAADGRFAGAIAIADPIKSSAREALDALRADGLRIVMLTGDSRETAVAVGRVLGIAEPDVFAGVLPAHKRDIIRDLQSGGAVVAMAGDGVNDAPALAEAAVGIAMGTGTDVAIESAGITLVSGDVRALVRARRLSRDTMRNIRQNLFLAFAYNAIGVPVAAGALYPFVGLLVSPIWASAAMTLSSVSVIGNALRLKRR, from the coding sequence ATGGCCATCGACCCCGTTTGCGGAATGACGGTCGCCGAATCGTCGCCGCTGCGCGCCGATCACTCGGGCACGACCTATTTCTTCTGCAATCCCGGCTGCCGGGCCAAGTTCGTCGCCGATCCAGCGCAGTACGTCGATCGGTCGCGCCCGCCCGAGACGATGGGCGATCCCGATGCCATCTATACGTGCCCGATGCACCCGGAAGTTCGCCAGCAGGGACCGGGCGCGTGTCCGCTCTGCGGCATGGCGCTCGAGCCCGCGATGGTGACGCTGGAGGACGGGCCCAATCCCGAGCTCGTCGACATGACGCGGCGGCTGTGGATCGCCGTCGGATTCGGTGCGCCGGTGATGCTCTTCGCGATGGCCGAGATGATCGCGCCCGCGGCCGTGCATGCGCGCATCGACCCGCGGCTGGCGAACTGGATCCAGCTAGCCCTGGCCACACCGGTCGTGCTCTGGGCCGGCTGGCCGTTCTTCGTCCGCGCCCGCGAGTCGTTCGTCAATCGCAGTCCGAACATGTTCACGCTGATCGGGGCCGGCGTCGGCGCGGCGTACGCCTACAGCGCGGCCGCGACGATCGTGCCGCGGCTGTTCCCGGACGGCTTCCGCATGCACGGGGTCGTGGCGCCGTACTTCGACACCGCCGTGGTGGTGACGGCGCTGGTGCTGCTCGGCCAGGTGCTCGAGATCCGCGCGCGCAGCCGGACGTCGCTGGCGCTCAAGGGACTCCTCGGCCTCGCGCCGAAAACGGCGCGCAAGGTGATCGGTCTGATGGAGAACGACATCGCGATCGCCGACGTGCAGGTCGGAGACACGCTGCGGGTGCGGCCCGGCGAACGGGTGCCGGTCGACGGGATCGTCGCGAAGGGCAGGACGACGATCGACGAATCGATGCTGACCGGCGAACCGACGCCGGTCGAGAAGGAGCCGGGCGGCCGCGTCACGGGCGGGACGATCAACGGCACCGGCAGCATCGTCATGCGGGCCGAACGGGTCGGGCGCGACACCCTGCTGGCCCAGATCGTCCAGATGGTGGCCGAGGCGCAGCGGACGAGGGCGCCGGTCCAGCGCCTGGCCGATCGTCTGGCGGCCTGGTTCGTGCCGGCGGTGTTCGCGGTGGCGATGGCGGCGTTCGTCGCATGGAGCGTATGGGGACCCGAACCGAGGCTCGCGCATGCGCTCGTCAGCGCGGTCTCGGTCGTCATCATCGCGTGTCCGTGCGCGCTCGGGCTGGCGACGCCGATGGCGATCATGGTCGGCACCGGCCGCGGCGCCTCCGAAGGGGTGCTCGTCCGTCACGCGGAAGCGCTGGAGCGCCTCGAGCGGGTCGACACGATCGTGCTCGACAAGACCGGCACGCTCACCGAAGGGCGGCCGCGCGTGGTCGGGTTCAGCGGCCCCTCGTCACCCGAGGAGATCCTGGCGCTCGCCGCCGCGGTCGAGCAGGCCAGCGAGCATCCGCTGGCGGCGTCGATTCTCGCTGCCGCGCGCGAGAGGGCGCTGAGCTGGACGGCGGCGGAGGCGTTCGAGTCGACACCCGGCCAGGGCGTGCGCGGCCGCGCCGGCGGCCGGGACGTGCTGGTGGGCAGCCGCGGGTTTCTGGCGGAGCACGGTGTCGACCTGCCCGCATCGGCGCCGATGGACGCGCCGCAGGCCGCGGCCCCGACGCTCGTGCACGTCGCGGCGGACGGACGGTTCGCCGGCGCGATCGCGATCGCCGATCCGATCAAGTCGTCGGCGCGCGAGGCGCTCGACGCGCTGCGCGCCGACGGCCTTCGCATCGTCATGCTCACCGGCGACTCGCGCGAGACGGCCGTCGCGGTCGGCCGCGTGCTCGGCATTGCCGAACCGGATGTGTTCGCCGGCGTGCTGCCGGCGCACAAGCGCGACATCATCCGTGACCTGCAGTCGGGCGGCGCGGTCGTCGCGATGGCGGGGGACGGCGTCAACGACGCGCCTGCGCTCGCCGAGGCGGCTGTCGGCATCGCGATGGGCACCGGGACCGACGTGGCGATCGAGAGTGCCGGCATCACGCTCGTCTCCGGCGACGTCCGCGCACTGGTGCGGGCGCGCCGGCTGAGCCGCGACACGATGCGCAACATCCGACAGAACCTGTTCCTGGCGTTTGCCTACAACGCGATCGGGGTGCCGGTGGCGGCGGGCGCGCTGTATCCGTTCGTCGGCCTGCTGGTCAGTCCGATCTGGGCGAGCGCCGCCATGACGTTGAGTTCGGTGTCGGTGATCGGGAATGCGCTGCGTCTCAAACGGCGTTGA
- a CDS encoding ABC transporter permease: MRPAVNLSTLDYVVTGVMLEQLSQDVRYGLRLLGRSPLFTMTAVVSLAIGIGANTTIFSIASALLLRPLPGLVEPSRLVDIGRTQDGNGFDTVSHPNYRDVRQRVTTVADVYAYRIEPQPLSLGGEHEAERIFGFMVSGTYFQALGTVALRGRLLNDNDDRPGGPHVVVISDELWRRRFGGAADAVGRVVSINGFPVTIVGVAPPQFQGTTVLRADAWLPLAMSSLAAPRMPASLFTCRECVWLVMGGRLKPGVTVGQADAELRAIGAALAKDYPDANHGKNLRVLKTSVFPGEIDLISGFLALLLGIVGLVLLAACVNIAGMLLARAATRRREIAVRLAIGAGRARLVRQLITETLVLFVAGGAAGLLLTRWLTRLLLAVLPSLPVPIGIDFVVDWRVMAFAAALSLTAAILCGLAPALQTSKAELVSALKADAEHRAERLRLRSVFIVAQVTVSLVLVIAGALFVRALGHAASIDPGFDTRRVDVVTLDLSLSGYQETEALAFADRLRERVRAMPGVEQAAFAANLPLSGNRMGLGTLRVPGLQPPGGQPSFPADWNAVSPDYFRTLHMRLTSGRDFTPLDRAGAPGVIIVNETMARSVWHTTDVLGRQFESDLGPNDTSRMLTVVGVAPDAQVDTLGQTARPFVYVPVAQRYVTRLSLLVKSSNDGMIAQVRTIVRELNANLPVTNAMPLDQVTAILLVPQRIAGALAASLGLVVLLLAAIGIYGVTSYAVSRRTREIGIRMALGADGAHVLRMIIRQGLVLTATGVGFGLAAGAAAAQVLRSLLFGVSALDPIAFGGAALLFVAVALGASYVPARRALRVDPVRALRAE, translated from the coding sequence GTGCGACCGGCCGTTAACCTTTCGACGCTCGACTACGTAGTAACCGGAGTGATGCTCGAACAACTCTCGCAGGACGTCCGCTATGGCTTGCGGCTGCTCGGCCGCAGCCCGCTTTTCACGATGACCGCTGTCGTCTCGCTGGCGATCGGCATCGGTGCCAACACGACAATCTTTTCGATCGCCAGCGCGCTGCTGCTGCGGCCGCTGCCCGGCCTCGTCGAGCCGTCGCGGCTCGTCGACATCGGCCGTACCCAGGACGGGAACGGCTTCGACACCGTGTCCCACCCGAACTACCGGGACGTGCGGCAGCGCGTCACGACCGTGGCCGACGTCTACGCCTACCGGATCGAGCCGCAGCCCCTGAGCCTCGGCGGCGAGCATGAAGCGGAGCGCATCTTCGGCTTCATGGTCAGCGGCACCTATTTTCAGGCGCTGGGCACCGTCGCACTCCGCGGCCGCTTGTTGAACGACAACGACGATCGGCCGGGCGGACCGCACGTCGTCGTGATCAGCGACGAGCTGTGGCGGCGGCGCTTCGGCGGCGCCGCCGACGCCGTTGGGCGCGTCGTGTCGATCAATGGCTTCCCCGTCACGATCGTCGGCGTGGCGCCGCCGCAGTTTCAGGGGACGACGGTGCTGCGCGCCGATGCCTGGCTGCCGCTCGCGATGTCGAGCCTCGCGGCGCCGCGCATGCCGGCGTCGCTCTTCACCTGCCGGGAGTGCGTCTGGCTCGTCATGGGCGGACGGCTGAAGCCTGGCGTGACAGTGGGCCAGGCCGACGCCGAGCTGCGCGCGATCGGCGCGGCGCTCGCCAAGGACTATCCCGACGCCAACCACGGCAAGAATCTCCGCGTCCTGAAGACGTCGGTCTTTCCGGGGGAGATCGATCTCATCTCCGGATTTCTCGCGCTGCTGCTCGGCATCGTCGGACTGGTGCTGCTCGCGGCGTGCGTCAACATCGCCGGCATGCTGCTGGCGCGGGCCGCGACGCGCCGCCGCGAAATCGCCGTCCGCCTCGCGATCGGCGCGGGCCGCGCGCGGCTGGTGCGTCAGCTCATCACCGAGACGCTCGTGCTCTTTGTCGCCGGCGGGGCGGCCGGTCTGCTGCTGACGCGGTGGCTGACGCGGCTGCTTCTGGCGGTGCTGCCGTCGCTGCCGGTGCCGATCGGCATCGACTTCGTCGTCGACTGGCGCGTCATGGCGTTTGCGGCAGCGCTGTCGCTGACGGCGGCGATCCTGTGCGGACTCGCGCCGGCCCTGCAGACGTCGAAGGCCGAGCTGGTGTCTGCGCTCAAGGCCGATGCGGAGCACCGAGCCGAACGGCTGCGCCTGCGCAGCGTGTTCATCGTCGCGCAGGTGACGGTGTCGCTGGTTCTCGTCATTGCCGGCGCGCTGTTCGTGCGCGCGCTCGGGCATGCCGCCAGCATCGATCCGGGATTCGACACGCGGCGCGTGGACGTGGTGACGCTGGATCTGTCGCTGAGCGGCTATCAGGAGACCGAGGCGCTCGCCTTTGCGGATCGACTGCGCGAGCGCGTGCGCGCGATGCCCGGCGTCGAGCAGGCGGCGTTCGCCGCCAACCTGCCACTGAGCGGTAATCGCATGGGCCTCGGGACGCTGCGCGTGCCCGGGCTGCAGCCGCCCGGCGGCCAGCCATCGTTTCCCGCCGACTGGAACGCCGTCTCGCCGGACTACTTCAGGACGCTGCACATGCGGCTCACGAGCGGTCGCGACTTCACGCCACTGGATCGCGCTGGCGCCCCCGGCGTCATCATCGTCAACGAAACGATGGCGCGCAGCGTCTGGCACACGACCGACGTCCTCGGCCGGCAGTTCGAAAGCGACCTTGGCCCCAACGACACGTCGAGGATGCTGACGGTCGTCGGTGTGGCGCCCGACGCGCAGGTCGACACGCTCGGACAGACGGCGCGGCCATTCGTCTACGTGCCCGTCGCGCAGCGCTACGTGACCCGCCTGTCGCTGCTGGTAAAATCGTCCAACGACGGGATGATTGCGCAGGTCAGGACGATCGTTCGCGAGTTGAACGCGAATCTGCCGGTCACCAACGCGATGCCGCTCGACCAGGTTACCGCCATCCTTCTCGTGCCACAGCGGATCGCCGGGGCGCTGGCCGCGAGCCTGGGCCTCGTGGTCCTGCTGCTGGCGGCGATCGGCATCTACGGCGTGACCTCGTACGCCGTGAGCCGGCGGACGCGCGAGATCGGTATCCGGATGGCGCTCGGCGCCGACGGCGCCCACGTGCTGCGGATGATCATCCGCCAGGGACTGGTGTTGACCGCGACCGGCGTCGGATTCGGGCTGGCCGCCGGGGCGGCAGCGGCACAGGTCCTGCGCAGCCTGCTGTTCGGCGTCAGCGCCCTAGACCCGATCGCGTTTGGTGGCGCGGCGCTGCTGTTCGTCGCCGTCGCGCTCGGCGCCAGCTACGTCCCCGCCCGACGCGCCTTGCGTGTCGACCCGGTCCGGGCGCTCCGCGCCGAATAA
- a CDS encoding DUF1835 domain-containing protein, with the protein MLHVTNGEATRGPLEQSGLPGTAMSWDDVLHEGPIVLAAGENWYRVRAAYLASDRGISEDQLLRDFREQGDRLAAAASHDEVVFWFEHDLHDQLLLIHHLWWLSRPEAPRTRYSIVIGTDYLGLLRPPQFPAKFASRRPITPEDLAAGAAAWTTFCGDDPRLWVPFARDAGPLVFLPRAMHRLLEELPAASNGLARSERQLLEVLSEGPRPPEQAFVAASRLEEDIWMGDSTFWTIVTRLAAGPHPLLTVVRDEPTRLASGTVTITGAGRQVLAGRADHVALNAPSRGIGGTRLSPGQDWRWTGSSVQRAAP; encoded by the coding sequence ATGCTGCACGTCACCAACGGCGAAGCGACCCGCGGGCCACTCGAGCAATCGGGCCTCCCAGGCACGGCCATGTCGTGGGACGACGTGCTGCACGAAGGCCCGATCGTGCTGGCGGCAGGCGAGAACTGGTATCGCGTCCGGGCGGCCTATCTCGCGTCGGACAGAGGCATCAGCGAAGATCAGCTGCTGCGCGATTTCCGCGAGCAAGGCGATCGGCTCGCCGCCGCCGCCTCGCACGACGAGGTCGTGTTCTGGTTCGAGCACGATCTGCACGATCAGCTGCTGCTCATCCACCATCTCTGGTGGCTCTCGCGGCCGGAGGCGCCGCGCACGCGCTACTCGATCGTGATCGGCACCGACTACCTGGGCCTGCTCAGGCCGCCGCAGTTTCCGGCGAAGTTCGCGTCCCGGCGTCCGATCACGCCCGAGGACCTCGCGGCGGGTGCGGCCGCCTGGACGACGTTTTGCGGCGACGATCCGCGGCTGTGGGTGCCGTTCGCGCGTGATGCCGGTCCGCTCGTCTTCCTGCCCCGCGCCATGCATCGCCTGCTGGAGGAGCTGCCCGCCGCCTCGAATGGTCTCGCGCGCAGCGAGCGCCAGCTGCTCGAAGTGCTGTCGGAAGGTCCGCGTCCACCCGAGCAGGCGTTCGTCGCCGCCTCGCGTCTCGAAGAGGATATCTGGATGGGCGATTCGACGTTCTGGACGATCGTCACGCGCCTGGCCGCCGGACCGCATCCACTGCTGACGGTCGTCCGCGACGAGCCGACCCGACTGGCGTCCGGTACCGTGACGATCACCGGCGCGGGCCGGCAAGTGCTCGCCGGCCGCGCCGATCACGTGGCGCTCAACGCGCCTTCGCGCGGGATCGGGGGGACGCGGCTGTCGCCGGGGCAGGACTGGCGCTGGACGGGCTCTTCCGTCCAGCGAGCAGCGCCTTGA
- a CDS encoding sulfatase-like hydrolase/transferase has translation MQRPLSVVFSLLAACGGGSRQPPAEKPNVLLITIDTLRADRVGRGLTANLDALAARGTRYTHARTTVPLTLPSHTAIMTGTLPSENGVRLNGDVLKLRPTLAHAFHAAGYRTGAFVGAYVLDRRFGLSGGFDTYDDRVPRGSSGEARLEAERRGDRVADAALAWLAQSSTAPFFAWVHFYDPHAPYDPPPEYLARAHGNAYDGEVAFADAQVGRLLDWLRTSGRASSTVVAVAGDHGEGLGDHGELTHGMLAYDSTIRVPLTLAAPPPIAATLHLAVGGVIDTNASLADLAGTLLQATGVAVPAGMRRGPLGNGGEAYAETIYPRSAGWHALTSLAFDQWKLIASSETELYDVSADPGEAHNVASGRFAVADAARRRLAQLGATRSNAAPVPSDSADRLRALGYVSGTTAPIDESAPNPAHAIAAWNTFERALGRLSSGDARGALPELTMLARGYPDSPVLQATYARALKETGRASQAVDLYRRLVSRWPGDATMYHDLALAAQAAGLRQEAMRAERAALALQPANADASNGLGLLLVQEGEKDEAVRSFERATEEDPSNTVFWTNLGNARRDADDATRATQAYTHALELDPRSADAANGMGVLLVQAHQTAQAIAWFERALAGSPRFVEARLNLGIAYQESGNRDKAIEAYQRVVGDAVPGSRERGAATQLLAALTR, from the coding sequence GTGCAGCGTCCCCTGTCGGTCGTGTTCTCCCTGTTGGCTGCGTGCGGCGGCGGTTCGCGGCAGCCGCCAGCTGAGAAGCCAAACGTTCTGCTCATCACCATCGACACGCTGCGCGCCGATCGGGTTGGGCGCGGGCTGACCGCGAATCTCGATGCACTGGCGGCCCGCGGCACTCGCTATACCCACGCGCGCACGACGGTTCCGTTGACGCTGCCGTCGCACACCGCCATCATGACCGGAACGCTGCCGTCCGAGAACGGCGTCAGGTTAAACGGCGACGTCCTGAAGCTGCGGCCGACGCTCGCGCACGCGTTCCACGCCGCCGGCTACCGGACCGGCGCGTTCGTCGGCGCCTACGTCCTCGATCGCCGCTTCGGCCTGTCGGGCGGCTTCGACACCTACGACGATCGCGTTCCGCGCGGCTCGAGCGGCGAAGCGCGGCTCGAGGCGGAGCGGCGCGGCGATCGGGTGGCCGACGCGGCGCTCGCCTGGCTGGCGCAGTCGTCGACGGCGCCATTCTTTGCGTGGGTCCATTTCTACGACCCGCACGCGCCGTACGATCCGCCGCCGGAGTACCTGGCGCGGGCGCACGGCAACGCCTACGACGGCGAGGTCGCGTTCGCCGACGCCCAGGTCGGGCGGCTGCTCGACTGGCTGCGCACGAGCGGGCGGGCATCCTCGACGGTCGTCGCGGTGGCCGGCGACCATGGCGAAGGGCTCGGCGATCACGGCGAGCTCACCCACGGGATGCTGGCCTATGACTCGACGATCAGGGTCCCACTGACGCTAGCCGCTCCGCCGCCGATCGCCGCGACCCTCCATCTGGCGGTCGGAGGCGTCATCGACACCAATGCCTCGCTCGCCGACCTTGCCGGCACCCTGCTGCAGGCCACCGGCGTGGCGGTCCCGGCCGGAATGCGCAGAGGACCCCTCGGCAACGGCGGAGAGGCCTACGCAGAGACGATCTATCCGCGCAGCGCCGGATGGCACGCGCTCACCTCGCTGGCGTTCGATCAGTGGAAGCTGATCGCGTCGTCAGAGACCGAGCTCTACGACGTCAGCGCCGATCCCGGCGAAGCGCACAACGTCGCCAGCGGCAGGTTCGCCGTCGCCGACGCTGCACGCCGGCGTCTGGCGCAGCTCGGGGCGACACGATCGAACGCCGCGCCGGTGCCGTCCGACTCCGCCGATCGGCTGCGGGCGCTCGGATACGTATCGGGGACCACCGCGCCGATCGACGAATCGGCGCCAAACCCGGCGCACGCCATTGCCGCGTGGAACACGTTCGAGCGGGCGCTGGGGCGTCTCTCGTCGGGCGACGCGCGCGGCGCGCTGCCGGAGCTCACGATGCTGGCGCGCGGCTATCCGGACTCACCGGTCCTGCAGGCGACCTACGCCCGCGCGTTGAAGGAAACGGGCCGCGCCTCGCAGGCGGTCGATCTCTACCGGCGGCTGGTGTCGCGCTGGCCAGGCGACGCCACGATGTATCACGATCTCGCCCTTGCGGCGCAGGCCGCCGGATTGCGGCAAGAGGCGATGCGGGCCGAGCGCGCCGCGCTGGCGCTGCAGCCGGCCAATGCCGATGCCTCGAACGGGCTCGGCCTGCTGCTCGTGCAGGAAGGGGAGAAGGACGAGGCGGTCCGCTCCTTCGAACGGGCGACCGAAGAGGATCCGTCGAACACGGTGTTCTGGACCAATCTCGGAAACGCGCGCCGCGACGCCGACGACGCGACGCGCGCGACCCAGGCCTACACGCACGCGCTCGAGCTCGACCCGCGATCCGCGGACGCGGCCAACGGCATGGGCGTCCTGCTGGTGCAGGCACACCAGACGGCGCAGGCGATCGCCTGGTTCGAGCGCGCCCTGGCGGGCTCGCCGCGCTTCGTCGAGGCGCGGCTGAATCTGGGTATTGCGTATCAGGAAAGCGGCAATCGCGATAAGGCAATCGAGGCATACCAGCGCGTGGTCGGCGACGCGGTGCCAGGTTCGCGTGAGCGCGGCGCCGCGACGCAGCTGCTCGCGGCGCTGACGCGCTAG